In the Streptobacillus moniliformis DSM 12112 genome, one interval contains:
- a CDS encoding ABC transporter ATP-binding protein, translated as MIKIENLSLLYSDKSKVLNDISMNISDGECILLTGESGSGKSSIINSINGLAFEYENAQINGNVNIDGHEIKELELYKISLLISSVFQNPKTHFFNVNTTLELLFYLENIGLNREEMEVRLKNMLEIFPIEYLLGRNIFELSGGEKQILCLASCYISGYKTIVLDEPSSNLDEKYINILKGMLEILKNKGITLILAEHRIYYLMDIVDRVFIIKNGNIERKFTKDDFLLLPNSKLIEWGIRNTHKPTLSVAKINGGSDLTIKKLNFNFNDNSILKIEDISFNLGNIYGIIGKNGSGKSTFLRIMTGLEEKEKSHILFKNKPINRKERLKNSALVMQDVNHQLFTDSVEEEMKLGIKNLSNDKIDEILSDLRIISLKDRHPMSLSGGQKQRVAIASILCKNSKFIFLDEPTSGMDYMNMMRISKLVKKMRTENNIIFIVSHDIEFLNETTDHVICIDDFKTNKY; from the coding sequence ATGATTAAAATAGAAAATTTATCTTTATTGTATTCTGATAAAAGTAAAGTATTAAATGATATTTCAATGAATATATCTGATGGTGAATGTATTTTATTAACTGGAGAGAGTGGAAGTGGAAAATCATCTATTATAAATTCTATTAATGGTTTAGCTTTTGAATATGAAAATGCTCAAATTAATGGTAATGTAAATATAGATGGTCATGAAATAAAAGAGTTAGAACTTTATAAAATTTCATTACTAATATCTAGTGTTTTTCAAAATCCTAAAACACATTTTTTCAATGTTAATACAACTTTAGAATTATTATTTTATCTTGAAAATATAGGTCTTAATAGAGAAGAAATGGAAGTTAGACTTAAAAATATGTTAGAAATTTTTCCTATAGAATATTTATTAGGTCGTAATATTTTTGAATTATCTGGCGGTGAAAAACAAATTTTATGCCTTGCTTCTTGCTATATTTCAGGTTATAAAACAATAGTTCTTGATGAGCCATCATCTAATTTAGATGAAAAATATATTAATATTTTAAAAGGAATGTTAGAGATATTAAAAAATAAAGGCATAACTCTTATTCTTGCAGAACATAGAATTTATTATTTAATGGATATAGTAGATAGAGTATTTATTATTAAAAATGGAAATATAGAAAGAAAGTTTACTAAAGATGATTTTTTATTATTACCAAACAGTAAGTTAATAGAGTGGGGTATTAGGAATACACATAAACCAACTTTAAGTGTAGCTAAAATTAATGGTGGAAGTGATTTAACAATTAAGAAACTTAACTTTAATTTTAATGATAATAGTATATTGAAAATAGAGGATATTTCATTTAATCTAGGTAATATTTATGGTATTATAGGTAAAAATGGTTCTGGTAAATCTACATTTTTACGTATTATGACTGGACTTGAAGAAAAAGAAAAAAGTCATATCTTATTTAAGAATAAACCAATAAATAGAAAAGAAAGATTAAAAAATTCAGCTCTTGTTATGCAAGATGTTAATCATCAACTTTTTACAGATTCAGTTGAAGAAGAGATGAAGTTAGGTATTAAAAATTTGAGTAATGATAAAATTGATGAAATTTTATCAGATCTTAGAATTATATCTTTAAAAGATAGACACCCTATGAGTTTATCTGGTGGTCAAAAGCAAAGAGTAGCAATTGCCTCTATTTTATGTAAAAATTCTAAATTTATATTTCTTGATGAACCTACAAGTGGTATGGATTATATGAATATGATGAGGATTTCAAAATTGGTAAAGAAGATGAGAACAGAAAATAATATTATATTTATTGTTTCTCATGATATAGAATTTTTAAATGAAACAACAGATCATGTTATATGTATAGATGATTTTAAAACTAATAAATATTGA
- a CDS encoding energy-coupling factor transporter transmembrane component T family protein, which produces MEFIKNNKLNPNPITKFFVVVFLGVTILHTINHYLEWIIIFVISIMYFINGFKKEAIKNFIVFGILFFAPSFNFLEKLPFIIKLIFSLLFILRMFYIPFSAGKFLIKTSDVGSIISSMDYLKIPSAISIPIAIMFRFFPSFVEEKNNIKMAMKIRGIKTKNPIKYLEYIIIPLLIISSNIADDIAKSAETRCIGNPIKKTRYVKVNVNLIDFVYAFAIIFLVLGGLL; this is translated from the coding sequence ATGGAATTTATAAAAAATAATAAATTAAATCCTAATCCTATAACGAAATTTTTCGTTGTGGTTTTTTTAGGAGTTACTATATTACATACAATAAATCACTATTTAGAATGGATAATAATATTTGTTATTTCTATTATGTACTTTATAAATGGTTTCAAAAAAGAAGCAATAAAAAATTTTATTGTTTTTGGTATTTTATTTTTTGCACCAAGCTTTAATTTTTTAGAAAAATTACCATTTATAATAAAGCTTATATTTTCATTATTATTTATACTTAGGATGTTCTATATTCCATTTTCTGCTGGAAAGTTTCTAATTAAAACATCAGATGTAGGAAGCATAATTTCTTCTATGGATTATTTAAAGATACCAAGTGCTATATCCATACCCATAGCTATTATGTTTAGATTTTTTCCATCTTTTGTTGAAGAGAAAAATAATATAAAAATGGCTATGAAAATTAGAGGAATAAAAACTAAAAATCCTATTAAATATTTAGAATATATTATTATTCCCTTACTTATTATTTCATCAAATATTGCAGATGATATAGCAAAATCTGCTGAAACAAGATGTATAGGAAACCCTATTAAGAAAACAAGATATGTTAAAGTAAATGTAAATTTAATTGATTTTGTATATGCATTTGCAATAATATTTCTAGTGCTTGGAGGATTATTATGA
- a CDS encoding nicotinate phosphoribosyltransferase, which translates to MENIILMTDSYKSSHFLQYPENTTYIHDYIESRGGLYGYTKFFGLQYYLKKYLSQKITMDMVNEANEVITMHGLPFNKKGWEYIVKELDGKLPLRIRAVPEGAIIKNHNVLVTVESTDDKVPWIVSWFETLLLKIWYPITVATYSYKIRQIISYYLELTSDRHDEEIDFKLHDFGYRGVSSEESAGLGGLAHLTNFKGTDTLKSIIFARKYYHCNMPGYSIPASEHSTMTSWTKNNEKEAYKNMLDKFPTGLVSIVSDSYNYYHAIENIFSKDLKDDILKRNDMVVIRPDSGDPITNILFTLKIVEENFGVTINSKGYKVLNNIRILQGDGIYEDNVWDILKAIKENGYSAENIAFGCGGSLLQGNKQSSINRDTHKFAMKCSCVKINNKLVDVYKDPITDKGKVSKKGRLDLIKKENGELQTIKISYLDENNYHQNSILNIVYENGEIIKEYTLDEIRNNTYLFYEQEKLNSRL; encoded by the coding sequence ATGGAAAATATTATATTAATGACTGATTCATATAAGTCATCACATTTTTTGCAATATCCAGAAAACACAACATATATCCATGATTATATAGAAAGTCGTGGTGGATTATATGGTTATACAAAATTTTTTGGTCTACAATATTATCTAAAAAAATATTTAAGTCAAAAAATTACAATGGATATGGTAAATGAAGCTAATGAAGTAATTACAATGCATGGATTACCTTTTAACAAAAAAGGTTGGGAATATATTGTAAAAGAATTAGATGGTAAATTACCTCTAAGAATTAGAGCTGTACCTGAAGGGGCAATAATTAAAAATCATAATGTTTTAGTAACTGTTGAATCAACTGATGATAAAGTTCCTTGGATAGTAAGTTGGTTTGAAACTCTACTCCTTAAAATATGGTATCCAATTACTGTCGCTACTTATTCATATAAGATTAGACAAATAATTTCATATTATTTAGAATTAACCTCTGATAGACATGATGAGGAAATTGATTTTAAATTACATGATTTTGGATATAGGGGCGTTTCTAGCGAAGAAAGTGCTGGTCTTGGAGGATTGGCTCATCTTACTAATTTTAAAGGTACTGATACGCTTAAATCAATTATTTTTGCTAGAAAATACTATCATTGTAATATGCCTGGCTACTCTATTCCAGCTTCAGAACATAGCACTATGACATCTTGGACAAAAAATAATGAAAAAGAAGCATATAAAAATATGTTAGATAAATTTCCTACAGGGCTTGTTTCAATTGTAAGTGATAGCTATAACTATTATCATGCTATAGAAAATATTTTTTCTAAAGATTTAAAAGATGATATACTTAAAAGAAATGATATGGTAGTTATAAGACCTGATAGTGGTGATCCTATTACAAATATTCTATTCACCTTAAAAATTGTTGAAGAAAACTTTGGTGTTACAATTAATTCAAAAGGATATAAAGTATTAAATAATATTAGAATATTACAAGGTGATGGTATATATGAGGACAATGTTTGGGACATATTAAAAGCTATAAAAGAAAATGGATACTCTGCTGAAAATATAGCCTTTGGTTGTGGTGGTTCTCTACTTCAAGGTAATAAACAATCAAGTATAAATAGAGATACTCATAAATTTGCAATGAAATGTAGTTGTGTAAAGATAAATAATAAGTTGGTAGATGTTTATAAAGATCCTATTACTGATAAAGGAAAAGTAAGTAAAAAAGGTAGATTGGATTTAATAAAAAAAGAAAATGGTGAATTACAGACTATAAAAATTTCATATTTAGATGAAAATAACTATCATCAAAATTCTATATTAAATATAGTATATGAAAACGGTGAAATAATAAAAGAATACACATTAGATGAGATTAGAAATAATACATATTTATTTTATGAACAAGAAAAATTAAATTCTAGGTTATAA
- a CDS encoding MptD family putative ECF transporter S component, producing MKKNNLKIKDLVTIGVFTVIYFIVMFTVGMIGISPFLFLIYPAILGMATGTIVMLFMAKVQKPWGLFILGIISPFIMFVMGHTYVIAVHALIVMFIAEIIRRVGNYKSFKYNMLAFAVFNTWICGSLMQMLLAREKYIELSMMMGKEYVDHLERLITYPNMLLVYAGAIIGGIIGAYIGKLFLKKHFEKAGII from the coding sequence ATGAAAAAAAACAATTTAAAAATCAAAGATTTAGTTACAATAGGTGTATTTACTGTTATTTATTTTATTGTTATGTTTACAGTAGGTATGATAGGAATTAGCCCATTTTTATTTTTAATTTACCCAGCTATACTTGGTATGGCTACAGGTACAATAGTTATGTTATTTATGGCTAAAGTTCAAAAACCTTGGGGATTATTCATATTAGGAATAATTTCACCATTTATTATGTTTGTTATGGGGCATACTTATGTAATTGCAGTTCATGCACTTATAGTAATGTTTATTGCTGAAATTATAAGAAGAGTAGGTAATTATAAATCATTTAAGTACAATATGTTAGCATTTGCTGTTTTTAACACATGGATTTGTGGTTCACTTATGCAAATGCTTTTAGCAAGAGAAAAGTATATTGAGCTTTCTATGATGATGGGTAAAGAATATGTTGATCATTTAGAAAGATTAATTACATATCCAAACATGCTATTAGTTTATGCAGGGGCTATTATTGGTGGAATAATTGGAGCATATATTGGAAAGTTATTTCTTAAAAAACATTTTGAAAAAGCAGGTATTATTTAA
- a CDS encoding ClC family H(+)/Cl(-) exchange transporter, with translation MKKEGIFETIKSFVDFHSRKIRLKLIFYSIITGLITGVIVSSYTLLLSKITIFRNNLIEKNINPLLPLIIILFISIAIIIQYTLNKYPLISGSGIPQVMGLIQKKVKFNWLPELITKFFSGLLAIFIGFSLGREGPSIHLGSLVGQGVNEISKRTEVEKKYLITCGASAGLAAAFNAPLSGAIFAIEELHKFFSPILLICVLIASLFANLISKFLLGTQLSFESFSFISPINFELKEIIIHLILISILCFVIILLASIFNYSIIKFKDIYSNIRLSKYTKISIVALFSLLVVYFLPEITGGGHHIIEHLLEYNSTFRLLGLILVGKFLFTMISYSTGAPGGIFLPLLVIGALVGKIYGIFLVNTFNFTEEYMTLFVLIAMTSYFTAVVRTPITGIILILEMTGNFSNLFSLVIASTITYAFTELLKHNSVYEELFENMFEKHDKEAQFIEKNEKIVTIKIPVISDSKLSNKMIKDIKWPQNLLIIGIERTGSPQFIPKGDTVLKDSDILILLTDENTSKKYMNKLSELSTENIDIYSI, from the coding sequence ATGAAAAAAGAAGGAATATTTGAAACCATTAAATCATTTGTTGATTTTCATTCTAGGAAAATACGATTAAAATTAATATTTTATTCAATAATAACTGGTCTAATTACTGGTGTAATTGTATCTTCATATACTCTTTTACTTAGTAAGATCACAATATTTAGAAATAATTTAATAGAGAAAAATATTAATCCATTACTACCTTTAATAATTATTTTATTTATATCAATTGCAATAATTATTCAATATACATTAAACAAATATCCATTAATTTCTGGAAGTGGTATTCCTCAGGTTATGGGATTAATACAAAAAAAAGTTAAATTTAACTGGCTACCAGAATTAATTACAAAGTTTTTTTCTGGATTATTAGCAATATTCATAGGATTTTCACTTGGAAGAGAAGGTCCATCTATACATCTAGGTTCTCTAGTGGGGCAAGGTGTTAATGAGATAAGTAAAAGAACTGAGGTTGAAAAAAAATATTTAATCACTTGTGGTGCTAGTGCAGGTTTAGCAGCAGCGTTTAATGCTCCTCTTTCAGGTGCTATCTTTGCTATAGAAGAATTACATAAGTTTTTTTCACCGATATTATTAATATGTGTTTTAATAGCATCATTATTCGCAAATTTAATTTCAAAATTTTTATTAGGTACTCAATTATCATTTGAATCTTTTAGTTTCATATCACCCATAAATTTTGAATTAAAAGAAATAATAATACATTTAATACTAATTTCTATTTTATGTTTTGTAATAATATTACTTGCTTCTATATTTAATTATTCTATTATTAAATTTAAAGATATTTATTCAAATATACGATTAAGTAAATATACAAAAATATCTATAGTAGCTTTATTTTCACTATTAGTAGTATATTTTTTACCAGAAATTACTGGTGGTGGACATCATATAATAGAGCATTTATTGGAATATAATTCAACATTTAGACTTCTTGGTCTTATTTTGGTGGGTAAGTTCTTATTTACTATGATATCATATTCTACTGGAGCTCCTGGAGGAATATTTTTACCTCTACTTGTAATTGGAGCATTAGTTGGTAAAATTTACGGTATATTTCTAGTAAATACATTTAATTTCACAGAAGAATATATGACACTGTTTGTATTAATTGCTATGACATCATATTTTACAGCAGTTGTAAGAACTCCTATAACAGGAATAATATTAATACTTGAAATGACTGGAAACTTTTCTAATCTATTTTCTTTAGTTATTGCTTCTACTATTACATATGCATTTACTGAATTACTTAAACATAATTCAGTATATGAAGAACTATTTGAAAATATGTTTGAAAAACATGATAAAGAAGCTCAATTTATTGAGAAAAATGAAAAAATTGTTACAATAAAAATACCAGTTATTTCTGATTCTAAACTTTCAAACAAAATGATTAAAGATATTAAATGGCCACAAAACTTATTAATTATTGGAATTGAAAGAACAGGTAGTCCTCAATTTATTCCAAAAGGTGATACTGTACTTAAAGATTCAGATATACTTATTCTACTAACAGATGAAAATACTTCAAAAAAATATATGAATAAACTATCTGAATTATCTACTGAAAATATTGATATTTACAGTATTTAA
- a CDS encoding COG2426 family protein — translation MLLKYIYILIISAIPFIELRGAIPASQILELPLFSSIIVSIVGNILPIPFVYFFAKKILEFGKENKYFCKIFKMILDKGHKIGEKIISKSENGFFLALLLFVAIPLPGTGAYSAMLGASFLDIDFKKSFFAIFLGIIIAGFIVAIITYFFKATI, via the coding sequence ATGTTACTAAAATATATTTATATTTTAATTATTTCTGCAATTCCCTTCATTGAATTAAGAGGAGCAATTCCTGCATCACAAATATTGGAGTTACCTTTATTTTCTTCTATAATTGTATCTATAGTAGGAAATATTTTACCAATTCCTTTTGTGTATTTTTTCGCAAAAAAAATACTTGAATTTGGAAAAGAAAATAAATATTTTTGCAAAATATTTAAAATGATTTTAGATAAGGGTCATAAAATAGGGGAGAAAATAATCTCTAAAAGTGAAAATGGATTTTTTTTAGCACTACTTTTATTCGTTGCAATTCCTTTACCTGGAACTGGAGCCTATAGTGCTATGCTTGGAGCTTCATTTCTTGATATAGATTTCAAAAAAAGTTTTTTTGCAATTTTTTTAGGAATAATTATTGCAGGATTTATAGTAGCAATAATAACATATTTTTTTAAGGCTACAATATAG
- a CDS encoding ABC transporter ATP-binding protein — translation MKNYYKKIYSLSEQGAKNLTKSTLICFITYFINLAPITILMLLLNQLILGDVISPFKYVFMSILTLVFMYLLLSTEYVNLYNATYKESANLRKEISKNLADLSISYFSKHDLSDLSQTIMSDVQVIEHAMSHSIPKVVGMWLFFPIMGVMMLIGNWKLGLAVIIPTLLSFVILPLNKRKINSGDSKYFNILRENSELFQETIELQQEISSFNQSDKVKKELYKKMEEREKIHFKIEIKLFSIVALSSLFSYASVAVVILVGIYLLINNQINLIYLIGYIISAIKVKELFDISKEGLLEMFYIEPAVIRIKEMKNEVIKEGEDVSFSNYDIEFKNVSFSYNKDNKVLKDISFVAKQGEVTALVGTSGSGKTSILRLVSRLYDYNDGHILIDGKEIKNVSTDSLFKNISIVFQDVVLFNTSILENIRLGNEKATDEEVKKAAELANCMDFIEKLPDGFDSYIGENGAELSGGERQRISIARAFLKNAPILILDEISSSLDVDNEKKIQESLNKLIKDKTVIIISHRLKSIENVNKIVVIDEGYVENIGNHEELMKSSKVYKNLVQKTKLADEFNY, via the coding sequence ATGAAGAATTATTATAAAAAAATTTATTCCTTATCTGAACAAGGTGCAAAGAATTTAACTAAATCAACATTGATTTGTTTTATAACATACTTCATTAATTTAGCTCCAATAACTATTTTAATGTTATTACTTAATCAATTAATTTTAGGAGATGTAATTAGCCCATTTAAATATGTATTTATGAGTATATTAACTTTAGTATTTATGTATTTATTATTATCGACTGAATATGTTAATTTATATAATGCAACTTACAAGGAATCGGCAAATTTAAGAAAAGAAATTTCTAAAAATTTAGCTGACCTTTCTATTTCTTATTTCTCTAAGCATGATTTATCAGATTTATCTCAAACTATTATGTCAGATGTACAAGTTATTGAACATGCTATGAGCCACTCTATACCAAAAGTGGTTGGTATGTGGTTATTTTTCCCAATTATGGGAGTTATGATGTTAATTGGTAACTGGAAATTAGGTCTTGCTGTTATTATTCCAACTCTTTTAAGTTTTGTAATATTACCATTAAACAAGAGAAAAATAAATTCAGGAGATAGTAAATATTTTAATATACTTAGGGAAAATTCAGAATTATTTCAAGAAACAATAGAGTTACAACAAGAAATAAGCAGTTTTAATCAATCTGATAAAGTAAAAAAAGAATTATATAAAAAAATGGAAGAAAGAGAAAAAATTCATTTTAAAATTGAAATAAAGTTATTTTCAATTGTTGCTTTATCTTCACTTTTTTCTTATGCTAGTGTAGCAGTAGTAATATTAGTTGGAATATATCTTTTAATTAATAATCAAATAAACCTTATATATTTAATTGGATATATAATATCAGCTATAAAAGTAAAAGAATTATTTGATATTTCTAAAGAAGGATTATTAGAAATGTTTTATATAGAACCTGCTGTTATAAGAATTAAAGAAATGAAAAATGAGGTTATTAAAGAGGGAGAAGATGTAAGTTTTTCTAATTATGATATAGAATTTAAAAATGTATCATTTTCTTATAACAAAGACAATAAAGTATTAAAGGATATAAGTTTTGTAGCTAAACAAGGAGAAGTTACTGCGCTTGTAGGTACTTCTGGTTCTGGTAAAACATCAATTCTAAGACTTGTATCAAGACTTTATGATTATAATGATGGGCATATATTAATTGATGGTAAAGAGATTAAAAATGTATCAACTGACTCATTATTTAAAAACATTTCTATAGTTTTCCAAGATGTAGTTTTATTTAATACAAGTATTTTAGAAAATATTCGTTTAGGTAATGAAAAAGCTACTGATGAAGAAGTTAAAAAAGCAGCAGAACTTGCAAATTGTATGGATTTTATAGAAAAACTTCCAGATGGTTTTGATAGCTATATTGGTGAAAACGGAGCAGAGTTATCAGGTGGAGAAAGACAAAGAATTTCTATTGCTAGAGCTTTTTTAAAGAATGCACCAATATTAATATTAGATGAAATATCATCGAGCCTTGATGTAGATAATGAAAAGAAAATACAGGAAAGTTTAAATAAATTAATAAAAGATAAAACTGTAATAATTATTTCACATAGATTAAAATCAATTGAAAATGTAAATAAAATAGTTGTTATAGATGAAGGTTACGTTGAAAATATAGGGAATCATGAAGAGCTTATGAAATCTTCAAAAGTATATAAAAATTTAGTTCAAAAAACAAAATTAGCAGATGAATTTAATTATTAG